In Leuconostoc mesenteroides subsp. mesenteroides, a single genomic region encodes these proteins:
- a CDS encoding recombinase family protein, translating into MTVYGYARVSTAGQSLNEQKDTLKKAGADIIMSEKYSGTTTTRPQFEKLVHLVEPNDTLIVTKLDRFARNTREALNLIDSLLKEKIVIKVLNLGTIDNTPMGRMLVRTLLSVAEMERDMIIERTQAGKIFAKQHNPNYKEGRPKRKKDSRNTAIFEYSKTHTVKVTAEAFNISPRTVQYIKKLFR; encoded by the coding sequence ATGACAGTTTATGGCTATGCACGCGTCTCAACAGCGGGACAATCGTTAAATGAACAAAAAGATACTTTGAAGAAGGCTGGTGCTGATATCATTATGAGTGAAAAATATTCTGGGACCACTACCACACGTCCCCAATTCGAAAAGTTAGTTCATTTAGTTGAACCAAATGATACTTTGATTGTCACAAAATTAGACCGTTTTGCCCGTAACACGCGAGAAGCGCTAAATTTAATTGACTCCCTATTAAAAGAAAAAATCGTTATCAAAGTTTTAAACTTAGGAACGATTGATAACACTCCTATGGGTCGTATGCTTGTTAGAACCTTATTGTCGGTTGCGGAGATGGAACGTGACATGATTATTGAACGTACACAAGCAGGAAAAATATTTGCTAAGCAACACAATCCTAACTATAAAGAAGGCAGACCCAAAAGAAAAAAAGATAGCCGAAATACTGCTATCTTTGAATATTCAAAAACACATACTGTTAAAGTAACTGCCGAAGCATTCAATATTTCACCTAGGACCGTGCAATATATTAAAAAACTATTCAGATAA
- a CDS encoding thioredoxin fold domain-containing protein: MVNEIELTTENYEQIVSKGITIVDFRADWCAPCRMMDSVLEKVAEDPSYKNVKFGKVNVDKNMELNVRHSISGIPTFLFYKDGEIIDRSVGLQTKNTVKSMLNSSLNK; encoded by the coding sequence ATGGTAAATGAAATTGAGTTAACAACAGAAAATTACGAACAGATTGTGTCAAAGGGGATAACCATAGTTGATTTTCGTGCGGATTGGTGTGCCCCCTGCAGAATGATGGATTCTGTTCTAGAAAAGGTAGCAGAAGACCCATCATACAAAAATGTTAAATTTGGTAAGGTAAATGTAGATAAAAATATGGAGCTGAATGTTCGTCACTCTATTTCTGGGATTCCAACTTTTTTATTTTACAAGGATGGAGAAATTATTGACAGATCAGTAGGTCTGCAAACAAAGAATACTGTTAAAAGTATGTTAAATAGTTCATTGAATAAATAG